A genome region from Prinia subflava isolate CZ2003 ecotype Zambia chromosome 12, Cam_Psub_1.2, whole genome shotgun sequence includes the following:
- the CARD9 gene encoding caspase recruitment domain-containing protein 9 isoform X2: MLEEDKDEICWNNLENFRVKLISVIDPSRITPYLRQCKVLSPDDEEQVLNDPSLVMRKRKAGVLLDILQRTGHKGFEAFMESLELYYPQLYKKITGKEPSRVFSLIIDTAGESGLSQVLMNEIMKLQSAVQEERRKAQELTVWLHSKEDTLREMWVRDSLLRKHQERAQRMKEERDSLSKELRKCKDENYNLALSYAKQSEEKSAALMKNRDLLLEIDQLKHSLMKAEDDCKLERKHTMKLKHAIEQRPSHEVVWEIQQEKELLLAKNQELENTLQVAREQNLEKSFSKETLENDCSQTVEERRELVNTIYNLRKELRRAKVLQDKFAEEKEMLELQCTSLRKDSQMYKKRIEAVLQQMEEVALERDQAVLTREQFHVQYSKNLVERDAYRKQIRELGERCDEMQLQLFQKESQLLATEAKLKRLQLELPTPTSDLDDFSSRDSQELALHSHVDEDRQTAKKDCLEVQNQDLSPQDSHLPPKSARECGLANEDLAEKEKRRMKDCFERYQRKRAMRRAPKHRHHEVDWENTSGSDNTDTEGS; this comes from the exons ATGCTGGAAGAGGATAAGGATGAGATCTGTTGGAATAACCTGGAGAATTTCCGTGTGAAGCTGATCTCAGTGATCGACCCTTCCCGGATCACCCCTTACCTGCGCCAGTGCAAAGTGCTCAGCCCTGATGACGAGGAGCAGGTTCTCAATGACCCCAGCCTGGTCATGCGCAAGCGGAAGGCAG GTGTTCTCCTGGACATTCTTCAGCGAACAGGACACAAGGGCTTTGAGGCGTTTATGGAGAGTCTGGAGCTTTATTATCCCCAGCTGTATAAGAAAATAACTGGCAAAGAGCCCAGCAGGGTTTTCTCTCTGATTATAG ACACTGCTGGCGAGTCTGGCCTGAGCCAGGTGCTGATGAACGAGATCATGAAGCTGCAGAGCGCGGTGCAGGAGGAGCGGCGCAAGGCGCAGGAGCTCACGGTGTGGCTGCACTCCAAGGAGGACACCCTGAGGGAGATGTGGGTCAGGGACAGCCTGCTCCGCAAGCACCAGGAGCGCGCCCAGAGGATgaaggaggagagggacagCCTGAGCAAGGAGCTGCGCAAGTGCAAGGACGAGAACTACAACCTGGCCCTGAGCTACGCCAAGCAGAGCGAGGAGAAGAGCGCGGCCCTCATGAAGAACAGGGACCTGCTGTTGGAG ATCGATCAGCTGAAGCACAGCCTCATGAAGGCTGAGGACGACTGCAAGCTGGAGAGGAAGCACACCATGAAGCTGAAACACGCCATAGAGCAGCGCCCCAGCCACGAGGTGGTGTGGGAgatccagcaggagaaggagctgctctTGGCCAAGAACCAGGAGCTGGAAAACACTCTCCAG GTTGCCAGGGAGCAGAACTTGGAGAAGAGCTTCTCCAAGGAAACTCTGGAGAATGACTGCAGCCAGACTGTGGAGGAACGCCGGGAGCTGGTGAACACCATCTACAACCTGCGCAAGGAGCTGCGCCGAGCCAAGGTGCTCCAGGACAAA tttgcagaggaaaaggagatgcTGGAGCTACAGTGCACATCTCTGAGGAAGGACTCCCAGATGTACAAAAAACGGATTGaagctgttctgcagcagatggaggAAGTGGCTTTGGAGAGAGACCAG GCTGTCCTGACCCGAGAGCAGTTCCACGTGCAGTATTCCAAGAACCTGGTGGAGAGAGATGCCTACCGCAAGCAGATTcgggagctgggggagagatGTGACGagatgcagctgcagctcttccagaAGGAGAGTCAGCTCCTGGCCACTGAGGCCAAGCTgaagaggctgcagctggagctgcccacaCCG aCCTCTGACCTGGATGACTTCTCCTCCAGAGATTCCCAGGAA CTTGCTCTTCACAGTCACGTGGATGAAGATAGACAAACAGCTAAAA aAGATTGCCTGGAAGTACAAAACCAGGATCTCAGCCCTCAAGACAGCCATCTGCCCCCAAAATCAGCACGT gAGTGTGGCTTGGCCAACGAGGATCTggcagaaaaggagaagaggaggatgaaggaCTGCTTTGAGCGCTACCAAAG aaaaagagcAATGAGAAGGGCGCCCAAACACCGGCACCACGAGGTGGATTGGGAGAACACCTCTGGCAGCGACAACACCGACACCGAGGGCTCCtga
- the CARD9 gene encoding caspase recruitment domain-containing protein 9 isoform X1 — translation MLEEDKDEICWNNLENFRVKLISVIDPSRITPYLRQCKVLSPDDEEQVLNDPSLVMRKRKAGVLLDILQRTGHKGFEAFMESLELYYPQLYKKITGKEPSRVFSLIIDTAGESGLSQVLMNEIMKLQSAVQEERRKAQELTVWLHSKEDTLREMWVRDSLLRKHQERAQRMKEERDSLSKELRKCKDENYNLALSYAKQSEEKSAALMKNRDLLLEIDQLKHSLMKAEDDCKLERKHTMKLKHAIEQRPSHEVVWEIQQEKELLLAKNQELENTLQVAREQNLEKSFSKETLENDCSQTVEERRELVNTIYNLRKELRRAKVLQDKQFAEEKEMLELQCTSLRKDSQMYKKRIEAVLQQMEEVALERDQAVLTREQFHVQYSKNLVERDAYRKQIRELGERCDEMQLQLFQKESQLLATEAKLKRLQLELPTPTSDLDDFSSRDSQELALHSHVDEDRQTAKKDCLEVQNQDLSPQDSHLPPKSARECGLANEDLAEKEKRRMKDCFERYQRKRAMRRAPKHRHHEVDWENTSGSDNTDTEGS, via the exons ATGCTGGAAGAGGATAAGGATGAGATCTGTTGGAATAACCTGGAGAATTTCCGTGTGAAGCTGATCTCAGTGATCGACCCTTCCCGGATCACCCCTTACCTGCGCCAGTGCAAAGTGCTCAGCCCTGATGACGAGGAGCAGGTTCTCAATGACCCCAGCCTGGTCATGCGCAAGCGGAAGGCAG GTGTTCTCCTGGACATTCTTCAGCGAACAGGACACAAGGGCTTTGAGGCGTTTATGGAGAGTCTGGAGCTTTATTATCCCCAGCTGTATAAGAAAATAACTGGCAAAGAGCCCAGCAGGGTTTTCTCTCTGATTATAG ACACTGCTGGCGAGTCTGGCCTGAGCCAGGTGCTGATGAACGAGATCATGAAGCTGCAGAGCGCGGTGCAGGAGGAGCGGCGCAAGGCGCAGGAGCTCACGGTGTGGCTGCACTCCAAGGAGGACACCCTGAGGGAGATGTGGGTCAGGGACAGCCTGCTCCGCAAGCACCAGGAGCGCGCCCAGAGGATgaaggaggagagggacagCCTGAGCAAGGAGCTGCGCAAGTGCAAGGACGAGAACTACAACCTGGCCCTGAGCTACGCCAAGCAGAGCGAGGAGAAGAGCGCGGCCCTCATGAAGAACAGGGACCTGCTGTTGGAG ATCGATCAGCTGAAGCACAGCCTCATGAAGGCTGAGGACGACTGCAAGCTGGAGAGGAAGCACACCATGAAGCTGAAACACGCCATAGAGCAGCGCCCCAGCCACGAGGTGGTGTGGGAgatccagcaggagaaggagctgctctTGGCCAAGAACCAGGAGCTGGAAAACACTCTCCAG GTTGCCAGGGAGCAGAACTTGGAGAAGAGCTTCTCCAAGGAAACTCTGGAGAATGACTGCAGCCAGACTGTGGAGGAACGCCGGGAGCTGGTGAACACCATCTACAACCTGCGCAAGGAGCTGCGCCGAGCCAAGGTGCTCCAGGACAAA CAgtttgcagaggaaaaggagatgcTGGAGCTACAGTGCACATCTCTGAGGAAGGACTCCCAGATGTACAAAAAACGGATTGaagctgttctgcagcagatggaggAAGTGGCTTTGGAGAGAGACCAG GCTGTCCTGACCCGAGAGCAGTTCCACGTGCAGTATTCCAAGAACCTGGTGGAGAGAGATGCCTACCGCAAGCAGATTcgggagctgggggagagatGTGACGagatgcagctgcagctcttccagaAGGAGAGTCAGCTCCTGGCCACTGAGGCCAAGCTgaagaggctgcagctggagctgcccacaCCG aCCTCTGACCTGGATGACTTCTCCTCCAGAGATTCCCAGGAA CTTGCTCTTCACAGTCACGTGGATGAAGATAGACAAACAGCTAAAA aAGATTGCCTGGAAGTACAAAACCAGGATCTCAGCCCTCAAGACAGCCATCTGCCCCCAAAATCAGCACGT gAGTGTGGCTTGGCCAACGAGGATCTggcagaaaaggagaagaggaggatgaaggaCTGCTTTGAGCGCTACCAAAG aaaaagagcAATGAGAAGGGCGCCCAAACACCGGCACCACGAGGTGGATTGGGAGAACACCTCTGGCAGCGACAACACCGACACCGAGGGCTCCtga